The genomic region AACATGTCCACCAAGTGAAAGTTGTTTCGCTGATAGTTGTGTTTGAACCTTGCATTTCATTGAAGAGGACGGACAGAGATGGGTTTAATCTTTTGTAGAAGGGGTTTGCAACCCCGATGAAGGAGGAACACCGCTATGCTAAAAACAATAGCGTGCCCAATTTGTGGTACTCAAGTCGAATACGCTATCGAAAATTCGCCCGATTGGTACCGAGATCCATCCCTACCCGTCTACCGAATTGATTGTCATGAGAAATGCAGACGGTATTGGCTTGCAGCAATTTCTGACCCGCGACCACAAATCGACCCAGCTATTCTGTCCGTCCTTGATGAACTAAATGATAAACAACGGATGTTTATCTCCGAATCAACACAGCGTGTTTGTGACACCGATAGTTGGGTAATTTATGACAGTAGTGAATTCCAACGACTTGTCAACGATTATCACTATGCAAAGGCGGCTATTATGCTGTATGGATGGCGTAATGCCACCTTCCAGGTCAGCGGTACCGGATTGGATGCTGAGAACCGGCTGTTTTTTGTAGAGAGTGAGGGCACACGGTGGACCCTGAGACTCCATCAGCTTGGAACTTCTGTCGATAAAGTCCGCTCTGAAATCTATTGGTTAAAAGCACTGTGGAATAAGGCGAAGGTCAAGACCTTATCCCCGGTGCAGGGATGTGACGGAGAATCGGTTCAATGTCTCTCTGGAAACGCTCTACCGGTGCGATATGCTACCGCCTACAATTGGATTCCCGGCAAGACGCTTAACCTACTCTCCGAGGCTGAAAAAACGCCTGAACTGATTCGGAGTCTTGGGACCATGCTGGGTCGCATGCACGCTCTCTCGGAGACCTTAAAACTGCCGCACTGGTTCACTCGTCCTCGATATGACATTGACTGGATCAATCTGAAAGTTAAGAAGGCATTTGGAACGGATTACAAGCTTTATTCATCAAGGGAGCACGAAAAACTCTCCACCGTTTCTTCGCGCTTCTCGCGGTTTGCCACGGAACATGGGGAAGGTAGACACGTTTTTGGACTCATTAACTTGGATTTTGAACCTCATAATATCGTTATTTCGGAGACACAGCCCTGTCCAATCGACCTGGTCCACTTGGGGTTTGGTTATTACATTTCAGATATTCTGAATGTTTCGCGCTGTTTTGATACGGACGAACAGCCGATTTTCTTCGAGGCGTATCAAGAAATTCGATCACTACCGAAAGATTACCGTCAACAGTTTGCTTTATTTGATGATATAGGCTTACTGTAATCCAGTGGGTAAGTCTACCCCTAACAAGAATAGATGGAATGGTAGACATGCAAAATTGGAAAAAGATGGTGCAGGAGGAAGGCAATCATGACAAGGAAAATGTCATGCCCATTTTGTCAAACCCAAGTTGAATATGCTATTGAGAATTCTCCTGATTGGTATCGCGATCCGTCTCTACCGGTCTACCGGATCGATTGTCATGATAAATGTAGGCAGTACTGGCTTGAAGCAATTTCTGACCCACACCCACAGATTGATCCCACCATTCTTGCCTTCTTGGATTCACTTGATGACGAACAACGAACCTTTATATCTGAATCGACACGGCACGCTTGTGACAACGGCATTTTGATAGTTTATAACGGAAACATTTTACAATACCTTATCACCGATTGGCACTACGCAAAAGCGGCTGTTGTGTCGTATGCGTTGAATAACGTTTCATTCCGAATTAGTGGTCTTGGATTTGATTTTGCGAATATATTGTTTTTCTTAGAGGCTGAGGACGCTCGGTTCACATTGAGACTCCATCGCGCTGGAACCTCTATCCATGAAATTCGATCTAAAATCTATTGGTTAGAGGCTCTTTGGAACAAGGGACGCGTCAAGACCCTCTCCGCTATTCCAGGACGTGATGGCGAAATGCTCCAATGCATCACTCCAAACGACCTACCTTCACGCTATGCAACTTTGTACGATTGGATTTCCGGTGAGACGCTTAGCGCACTCTCTGCAGCGGAAAAAACGCCTGAACTGATTCGCGGTCTTGGGAACATGGTTGGTCGCATGCACTTTGTGTCGAAAACGTTGGAATTACCGCACTGGTTTACCCGTCCTCGGTACGACATAGACTGGATTATCTCTAAGGTTGAAAAGGCACT from Candidatus Poribacteria bacterium harbors:
- a CDS encoding phosphotransferase, coding for MLKTIACPICGTQVEYAIENSPDWYRDPSLPVYRIDCHEKCRRYWLAAISDPRPQIDPAILSVLDELNDKQRMFISESTQRVCDTDSWVIYDSSEFQRLVNDYHYAKAAIMLYGWRNATFQVSGTGLDAENRLFFVESEGTRWTLRLHQLGTSVDKVRSEIYWLKALWNKAKVKTLSPVQGCDGESVQCLSGNALPVRYATAYNWIPGKTLNLLSEAEKTPELIRSLGTMLGRMHALSETLKLPHWFTRPRYDIDWINLKVKKAFGTDYKLYSSREHEKLSTVSSRFSRFATEHGEGRHVFGLINLDFEPHNIVISETQPCPIDLVHLGFGYYISDILNVSRCFDTDEQPIFFEAYQEIRSLPKDYRQQFALFDDIGLL
- a CDS encoding phosphotransferase; this translates as MTRKMSCPFCQTQVEYAIENSPDWYRDPSLPVYRIDCHDKCRQYWLEAISDPHPQIDPTILAFLDSLDDEQRTFISESTRHACDNGILIVYNGNILQYLITDWHYAKAAVVSYALNNVSFRISGLGFDFANILFFLEAEDARFTLRLHRAGTSIHEIRSKIYWLEALWNKGRVKTLSAIPGRDGEMLQCITPNDLPSRYATLYDWISGETLSALSAAEKTPELIRGLGNMVGRMHFVSKTLELPHWFTRPRYDIDWIISKVEKALESDHTDASAEEFAKLSSLSSRFSRFVAEHGEGRDVFGLIHSDLEPHNIVVSDGQPCPIDVREFGFGYYLSDILTLSHHFSEDEQLIFFEGYQEIRALPTDYRQHLALFEELHTL